The Lepeophtheirus salmonis chromosome 1, UVic_Lsal_1.4, whole genome shotgun sequence genome has a segment encoding these proteins:
- the LOC121117234 gene encoding AP-4 complex subunit epsilon-1, whose protein sequence is MSAMIGRTWNYLTAAVSPESNSTIKWTPPKDLASPGSDLPKGLASFLKALVTQPDYQRIIEDNITLVKAKLEEPDVKNHAVADCLLRMTMADMLGFNVEFARVHALKLAQKGDSLPLRKIGYLTSVALLKESQDPLNLLLVNTIIKDLSSKNPIEINFALCASSSHLIPDEVIPLLLPSLISKTTHIKDFIRKKALASLHKLLKRNPELACSIEGPTRRCLIDPNPGVVAVAIQVAMDLVEQVDLFDILPGILDVADQILDDKFPNEFKYKSLSAPWMLCDAISLLSRINKKETNNVSSKLSERYVHFLKRVISKSFGSKEMISCAIIFECIKAISILIDKNSKTDLITKALPAVSKFLQDKSSNLKYMGIASMELIFMDTDLVLSTEQENIISSCLSYPDESIRRKTLSLLYVLAHDKNVRQICTTLLSYIKESDDKYKRKEFITKTSDLADKFIDSQGMDWYINVLLRLSQLSPSEMRYDFLYRIKSTLGSKCSNPKEQSSIGSKLKSILSRFLLSDGVKISKSITSLYIWCWSHFDPKFEDFSSIIELAIKADNEESVIDALSYIFIHNPTVCFPMEVHEFITKCLENQNERIKDKAREIKFLIKILEGETLPKVSTLDDFTLTFLDKYIVEKIGTKQQNPFNKKRSPYHEAVIPFEDINVDKSKLRLAPYNELSSLNPNNNTVLNTLAEDELSEVEHSIWSFDGCKKDENNIISNKLSDSMESFFVEEKNQSFGLDSLLKDDLLTALDEE, encoded by the exons ATGTCAGCCATGATTGGACGTACCTGGAATTATCTTACTGCAGCCGTGAGTCCTGAATCCAATTCCACCATAAAATGGACTCCCCCGAAGGATTTGGCAAGTCCGGGATCTGATTTACCTAAAGGCCTGGCTTCATTCCTTAAAGCCTTGGTGACTCAGCCAGACTATCAAAGAATTATAGAGGACAACATCACTTTGGTCAAG GCTAAATTGGAAGAACCTGACGTGAAGAATCATGCAGTTGCTGATTGTTTACTACGTATGACAATGGCGGATATGTTGGGATTTAATGTAGAGTTTGCTCGAGTCCATGCTTTAAAGCTGGCGCAGAAAGGAGACTCTCTTCCCCTTCGCAAAATAGGGTATCTCACCTCTGTTGCACTACTAAAAGAGTCACAAGATCCATTAAATCTATTATTAGTAAACACCATCATCAAGGATCTATCCAGCAAAAACCCTATTG aaataaattttgctCTATGTGCGTCCTCAAGCCACTTGATTCCAGATGAAGTTATCCCACTCCTTCTTCCATCTCTCATATCCAAGACGACACATATAAAGGACTTTATTCGTAAAAAAGCATTGGCATCTTTACATAaacttttgaaaagaaatcctGAATTGGCTTGTTCTATAGAAGGTCCAACAAGGCGGTGTTTAATTGATCCAAATCCAGGTGTGGTTGCCGTCGCTATTCAGGTAGCTATGGATTTAGTTGAACAAGTAGATTTGTTTGACATTTTACCAGGAATACTCGATGTTGCGGACCAAATTCTTGATGATAAATTTCCAaatgagtttaaatataaaagtttgtcTGCTCCTTGGATGTTATGTGATGCAATTAGTCTTCTTTCTCGTATCAATAAAAAGGAAACTAATAATGTATCCTCCAAGTTAAGTGAACGCTACGTACATTTTTTGAAACGAGTCATAAGTAAATCTTTTGGATCAAAAGAAATGATTTCATGTGCTATTATATTTGAGTGCATTAAAGCTATCAGTATCTTGATAGATAAAAACAGTAAAACCGATTTAATAACCAAAGCCCTTCCTGCCGTCTCCAAATTTCTTCAAGACAAAAGttctaatttgaagtatatggGTATTGCTTCTATGGAACTTATATTCATGGACACAGATTTGGTTCTTTCAACTGAACAGGAGAATATCATATCCAGCTGCTTAAGCTATCCTGATGAGAGTATTCGTCGTAAAACATTGAGTCTTTTGTATGTTTTGGCTCATGATAAGAATGTTCGACAAATCTGTACTActttacttagttatattaaG gaATCTGAtgataaatacaaaagaaaagagTTTATCACCAAAACATCTGATCTAGCAGATAAATTCATTGATAGTCAAGGCATGGATTGGTATATTAATGTCCTTCTTCGACTTTCTCAACTGTCACCCTCCGAAATgagatatgattttttatatcgAATAAAAAGTACCCTAGGGTCTAAATGCTCCAATCCGAAGGAGCAATCCAGTATTGGGTCAAAGTTAAAATCTATTTTGAGTCGATTTCTTCTTAGTGATGGCGTAAAGATATCAAAATCAATTACAAGTTTGTATATATGGTGTTGGTCACACTTTGATCCTAAGTTTGAAGATTTTTCATCCATTATTGAACTTGCTATTAAAGCAGATAATGAAGAATCAGTTATAGACGCTCTTtcctatatattcattcataatcCAACCGTTTGTTTCCCCATGGAAGTACATGAGTTTATAACTAAGTGtttagaaaatcaaaatgaaagaatCAAAGACAAGGCTAGGGAAatcaaatttctaattaaaattttagaaggaGAGACCCTTCCAAAAGTTTCTACATTAGACGATTTTACTCTCACTTTCCTTGACAAATACATTGTGGAGAAAATTGGAACAAAGCAACAAAAtccattcaataaaaaaaggtctCCTTACCATGAAGCTGTGATACCTTTTGAGGATATCAATGTGGATAAGTCCAAATTGAGGCTAGCACCATATAATGAACTTTCCTCTCTAAATCCAAACAATAATACAGTTTTAAACACACTAGCCGa AGATGAATTGTCGGAAGTTGAGCACTCGATATGGTCTTTTGATGGGTGTAAAAAAGACGAAAAcaacataatttcaaataaatta TCTGACTCCATGGaatctttttttgttgaagaaaagAATCAGAGCTTTGGATTGGATTCTTTATTAAAAGATGATCTTTTAACGGCTTTGGACGAGgaatag